The proteins below come from a single Isoptericola dokdonensis DS-3 genomic window:
- the katG gene encoding catalase/peroxidase HPI: MTHEHHGVVPVSDDHEPIGGTGGEATEAAGQCPVVHGDRAPHPTEGGGNRGWWPNQLNLRMLAKNPAVGNPLDDGFDYREAFLALDLAAVKADVQAVLHDSQDWWPADFGNYGPFMIRMAWHSAGTYRSFDGRGGGGEGQQRFAPLNSWPDNVSLDKARRLLWPVKKKYGQSLSWADLMILAGNVALEDMGFPTFGFGGGRADVWEADQDVYWGPETTWLADQRYTGERDLEEPLAAVQMGLIYVNPEGPNGNPDPLASAVDVKETFRRMGMDLEETVALIAGGHTFGKTHGAASDEHLDADPEAAGLEMQGLGWKNAHGTGVGDDTTTSGLEVTWTYHPTRWDNEFFHILFAYEWELMESPAGAKQWRPKDDGGADLVPLAHSEGRREPRMLTSDLALRFDPELEAISRKFKDDQQAFTDAFARAWFKLTHRDMGPKVRYLGAEVPAEDLPWQDPLPARTAADLTDAQLAALKTAIAESGLTVSQLVSTAWAAASLYRDSDKRGGANGARIRLEPQRSWAVNNPDELGRVLPVLEAVQRDFVEQTGAEVSLADVIVLAGGVGVEQAAAAAGVQVEVPFTQGRVDATQEQTDLDQFAWLEPVADGFRNYSGKSPLPAEYSLVDRANLLGLSAPELTVLIGGLRVLGTNYDGSAYGVFTDTPGVLSNDWFANLLDMGTEWKALDPGKHAYAGFDRATGEQKWVGTRSDLVFGSNSELRALAEVYASDDAQQKFVADFVAAWVKVMNADRFDLRYAGLSA, from the coding sequence ATGACCCACGAGCACCACGGCGTCGTCCCTGTCAGCGATGACCACGAGCCCATCGGCGGCACCGGCGGCGAGGCCACCGAGGCGGCCGGGCAGTGCCCGGTCGTGCACGGCGACCGCGCGCCCCACCCGACCGAGGGCGGCGGCAACCGTGGCTGGTGGCCCAACCAGCTCAACCTGCGCATGCTGGCGAAGAACCCCGCCGTCGGGAACCCCCTCGACGACGGCTTCGACTACCGCGAGGCCTTCCTCGCCCTCGACCTCGCCGCCGTCAAGGCCGACGTCCAGGCCGTCCTGCACGACTCGCAGGACTGGTGGCCCGCCGACTTCGGCAACTACGGCCCCTTCATGATCCGCATGGCCTGGCACTCGGCCGGCACCTACCGCAGCTTCGACGGCCGCGGCGGCGGCGGCGAGGGTCAGCAGCGCTTCGCGCCCCTGAACTCCTGGCCGGACAACGTCAGCCTCGACAAGGCCCGCCGCCTGCTGTGGCCGGTCAAGAAGAAGTACGGCCAGTCCCTGTCGTGGGCGGACCTCATGATCCTCGCCGGCAACGTCGCGCTGGAGGACATGGGTTTCCCGACCTTCGGGTTCGGCGGCGGTCGCGCCGACGTGTGGGAGGCCGACCAGGACGTCTACTGGGGCCCCGAGACCACGTGGCTCGCCGACCAGCGCTACACCGGTGAGCGCGACCTGGAGGAGCCGCTGGCAGCCGTCCAGATGGGCCTCATCTACGTCAACCCCGAGGGCCCGAACGGCAACCCGGACCCGCTGGCCTCCGCCGTGGACGTCAAGGAGACGTTCCGCCGCATGGGCATGGACCTGGAGGAGACCGTCGCGCTCATCGCGGGCGGCCACACCTTCGGCAAGACCCACGGCGCGGCGTCCGACGAGCACCTCGACGCCGACCCCGAGGCCGCCGGTCTCGAGATGCAGGGCCTGGGCTGGAAGAACGCCCACGGCACCGGTGTCGGCGACGACACCACCACGTCCGGGCTGGAGGTCACCTGGACCTATCACCCGACCCGCTGGGACAACGAGTTCTTCCACATCCTGTTCGCCTACGAGTGGGAGCTCATGGAGTCCCCGGCCGGCGCCAAGCAGTGGCGGCCGAAGGACGACGGCGGCGCGGACCTCGTCCCGCTCGCCCACTCCGAGGGTCGTCGTGAGCCGCGCATGCTCACCTCCGACCTCGCGCTGCGCTTCGACCCCGAGCTCGAGGCGATCTCGCGGAAGTTCAAGGACGACCAGCAGGCCTTCACCGACGCGTTCGCCCGCGCCTGGTTCAAGCTGACGCACCGTGACATGGGCCCCAAGGTCCGCTACCTCGGTGCCGAGGTCCCGGCCGAGGACCTGCCCTGGCAGGACCCGCTGCCTGCGCGCACGGCCGCCGACCTGACCGACGCCCAGCTCGCCGCGCTCAAGACGGCGATCGCGGAGTCCGGCCTCACCGTCTCCCAGCTCGTCTCCACCGCGTGGGCCGCGGCGTCGTTGTACCGCGACTCCGACAAGCGCGGCGGCGCCAACGGCGCCCGCATCCGCCTCGAGCCGCAGCGCTCCTGGGCCGTCAACAACCCCGACGAGCTCGGCCGCGTGCTGCCCGTCCTGGAGGCCGTCCAGCGCGACTTCGTCGAGCAGACCGGCGCCGAGGTGTCGCTGGCCGACGTCATCGTCCTCGCCGGCGGTGTCGGCGTCGAGCAGGCGGCCGCAGCGGCCGGCGTCCAGGTCGAGGTGCCCTTCACCCAGGGCCGCGTCGACGCCACGCAGGAGCAGACCGACCTCGACCAGTTCGCCTGGCTCGAGCCCGTCGCCGACGGCTTCCGCAACTACTCCGGCAAGAGCCCGCTGCCGGCGGAGTACAGCCTCGTCGACCGCGCCAACCTGCTCGGCCTCTCCGCCCCGGAGCTGACCGTGCTCATCGGCGGTCTGCGCGTGCTGGGCACCAACTACGACGGCTCCGCCTACGGCGTGTTCACCGACACCCCGGGCGTGCTGTCGAACGACTGGTTCGCGAACCTGCTCGACATGGGCACGGAGTGGAAGGCTCTCGACCCGGGCAAGCACGCCTACGCCGGGTTCGACCGTGCCACCGGCGAGCAGAAGTGGGTCGGCACCCGCTCCGACCTCGTCTTCGGTTCGAACTCCGAGCTCCGCGCGCTCGCCGAGGTCTACGCGTCCGACGACGCGCAGCAGAAGTTCGTCGCGGACTTCGTGGCCGCCTGGGTCAAGGTCATGAACGCCGACCGCTTCGACCTGCGCTACGCCGGGCTGTCCGCGTGA
- a CDS encoding Fur family transcriptional regulator — translation MTTAIDALQMLREASLRVTRPRIAVLEAVDLLPHADTDSILTAVRQALPEVSHQTVYDSLRTLTTSGLVRRIQPAGSVARYETRVGDNHHHVVCRSCGVVADVDCAVGETVCLAPSDDHGFQIDEAEVVYWGLCPDCRAAAPAAAVTTTS, via the coding sequence ATGACGACGGCGATCGATGCACTGCAGATGCTGAGGGAGGCATCCCTGCGGGTGACGCGCCCCCGCATCGCGGTGCTCGAGGCCGTGGACCTGCTCCCGCACGCCGACACCGACTCGATCCTCACCGCCGTCCGGCAGGCGCTGCCGGAGGTCTCCCACCAGACCGTCTACGACTCCCTGCGCACCCTGACGACGTCCGGCCTGGTGCGCAGGATCCAGCCCGCCGGCTCCGTCGCGCGGTACGAGACGCGGGTGGGGGACAACCACCACCACGTCGTGTGCCGCTCGTGCGGCGTCGTCGCCGACGTCGACTGCGCCGTCGGCGAGACGGTCTGCCTCGCCCCGTCGGACGACCACGGCTTCCAGATCGACGAGGCCGAGGTCGTGTACTGGGGCCTGTGCCCCGACTGCCGTGCGGCAGCCCCGGCGGCCGCCGTCACGACCACGTCCTGA
- a CDS encoding PQQ-dependent sugar dehydrogenase has product MTVTFVTAGQAATTTADDPPPDNRFQKVTLNDRPGEPMDLAVLPNNDVLHVTRAGDVWHNDARTGVNRVIARLDVYQHDEEGLQSIAIDPDFEDNHWVYMYYSPPLDTPVDDPATADVNEGDAPVTGTPADFEPFEGLIRLSRFQYRDDEIDLGSEQQIIDVPVDRGMCCHVGGDIVFDSDGNLVLSTGDDTNPFASDGYSPIDDTPGTNPAFDARRTAGNTDDLRGKLLRITPKRGGGYTVPRGNLFRPGTPGTRPEIYAMGLRNPFRIEIDPDTDAVYVGDYSPDAGVADPERGPAGHGKWTVVDKAANYGWPFCATAELPYVDYDFATGESGEPFDCARPINDSPYNTGLNLLPPVRQPDVWYSYDVSPQFPELTAGEDDGIGPMAGPVYQFDRKDTLKPRPVAWPSSYDGIPLFYEWTRDYVKAMHLDRRGNLTDIEPVLPSFVFDNPMDMEFGPNGALYVLEYGDGYFAENPDAQLSRYDHIGRRGNHSPIPVISADETTGLPPLTVTFSSAGTTDPDGDRLRYAWDFDGDGDVDARGPDATHTYDEEGVFRATLTVTDVGGRDRGRHASADIDVVVGNETPQVSFVTPVPGQEFSFGDTVSYEVTVTDDQPVDCDQVEVTFIVGHDEHGHPQSTASGCTGSLVTTVPSGHDPGNDTLRGVFVAEYTDPGTDGTPGLTGSDEVVLVPTE; this is encoded by the coding sequence TTGACAGTCACGTTCGTCACCGCCGGTCAGGCGGCCACCACCACGGCCGACGACCCGCCGCCGGACAACAGGTTCCAGAAGGTCACGCTCAACGATCGACCCGGCGAGCCGATGGACCTCGCCGTCCTGCCCAACAACGACGTCCTGCACGTCACCCGGGCCGGCGACGTCTGGCACAACGACGCGCGCACCGGCGTCAACCGCGTGATCGCCCGGCTCGACGTCTACCAGCACGACGAAGAGGGACTGCAGAGCATCGCGATCGACCCGGACTTCGAGGACAACCACTGGGTCTACATGTACTACTCGCCACCGCTGGACACCCCGGTCGACGACCCCGCGACCGCCGACGTCAACGAGGGCGACGCACCCGTGACGGGGACGCCCGCGGACTTCGAGCCGTTCGAGGGACTCATCCGCTTGTCACGGTTCCAGTACCGCGACGACGAGATCGACCTCGGCTCGGAGCAGCAGATCATCGACGTCCCCGTCGACCGCGGCATGTGCTGCCACGTCGGCGGCGACATCGTGTTCGACTCCGACGGCAACCTTGTCCTCTCGACCGGGGACGACACCAACCCCTTCGCCTCGGACGGCTACTCCCCGATCGACGACACCCCTGGCACGAACCCCGCGTTCGACGCGCGCCGCACGGCGGGCAACACCGACGACCTGCGTGGCAAGCTCCTGCGGATCACGCCGAAGCGCGGCGGAGGCTACACGGTTCCACGAGGCAACCTGTTCCGGCCCGGCACGCCGGGCACCCGCCCCGAGATCTACGCGATGGGGCTGCGCAACCCGTTCCGCATCGAGATCGACCCGGACACGGACGCCGTGTACGTCGGGGACTACTCCCCGGACGCCGGCGTCGCCGACCCCGAGCGCGGTCCGGCGGGTCACGGGAAGTGGACCGTCGTCGACAAGGCGGCCAACTACGGCTGGCCGTTCTGCGCGACGGCCGAGCTGCCCTACGTCGACTACGACTTCGCGACCGGAGAGTCCGGCGAGCCGTTCGACTGCGCCCGCCCAATCAACGACTCCCCGTACAACACCGGGCTGAACCTGCTGCCCCCGGTGCGTCAGCCGGACGTCTGGTACTCCTACGACGTCTCCCCGCAGTTCCCCGAGCTCACCGCCGGGGAGGACGACGGCATCGGCCCGATGGCCGGCCCGGTGTACCAGTTCGACCGCAAGGACACCCTGAAGCCCCGACCGGTCGCGTGGCCGTCGTCCTACGACGGCATCCCGCTGTTCTACGAGTGGACGCGCGACTACGTCAAGGCCATGCACCTCGACCGCCGGGGCAACCTGACGGACATCGAGCCGGTGCTGCCCTCGTTCGTGTTCGACAACCCGATGGACATGGAGTTCGGGCCCAACGGCGCGCTCTACGTCCTCGAGTACGGCGACGGATACTTCGCCGAGAACCCGGACGCCCAGCTCTCGCGGTACGACCACATCGGCCGCCGCGGGAACCACAGCCCCATCCCGGTCATCAGCGCCGACGAGACCACGGGTCTGCCGCCGCTGACGGTCACCTTCTCCAGCGCGGGAACCACGGACCCGGACGGCGACCGCCTCCGCTACGCGTGGGACTTCGACGGTGACGGCGACGTCGACGCGCGCGGGCCTGACGCCACCCACACCTACGACGAGGAGGGCGTGTTCCGCGCGACCCTGACCGTCACCGACGTCGGCGGGCGGGACCGCGGACGGCACGCCTCGGCCGACATCGACGTCGTCGTGGGCAACGAGACCCCGCAGGTGAGCTTCGTGACCCCGGTCCCGGGCCAGGAGTTCTCCTTCGGCGACACCGTGTCCTACGAGGTCACGGTCACCGACGACCAGCCGGTCGACTGCGACCAGGTGGAGGTGACCTTCATCGTCGGCCACGACGAGCACGGCCACCCGCAGTCCACCGCGTCCGGGTGCACCGGTTCGCTCGTCACCACCGTGCCGTCGGGCCACGACCCCGGGAACGACACGCTCCGCGGCGTCTTCGTCGCCGAGTACACCGATCCCGGGACAGACGGCACTCCCGGCCTCACCGGCAGCGACGAGGTGGTGCTCGTGCCCACCGAGTGA
- a CDS encoding sugar phosphate isomerase/epimerase family protein, with protein MCYGYDGDEALRRSLDVKDVPGPSSPSRRVLLRGALAGAAGLVVTGASAGTAAAGQHQRGRPAQRRRVPPGRISLQLWTVREGLGEPWGPGDYDATLTAVAQTGYPRIEQALGYFGRTARELRAFYREIGVRATSSHDGISDSRAALHEKLQNAVTLGQRYIVVPYLASDSLSDWTTWAEQMNTEARTARKYGLSYGYHNHAHEFTTDLGGGITPWDVLTSRLDRRYVHLEIDIYWVVTAGVNLGLSNDDAQRFALRTIRRSPLDVRQYHVKDRHTTGPEETSHADLGTGFIDFERFFRAHQVEEYIVENDTPDVTYLQTADVGYDYLRRIRF; from the coding sequence ATGTGTTACGGATACGACGGCGACGAGGCGTTGCGCCGTTCGCTCGACGTCAAGGACGTCCCCGGGCCGAGCAGCCCGTCCCGGCGCGTGCTGCTGCGGGGTGCCCTCGCGGGTGCGGCTGGGCTGGTCGTGACCGGCGCGTCCGCGGGTACGGCGGCCGCCGGGCAGCACCAGCGCGGGAGGCCGGCCCAGCGCCGCCGGGTCCCGCCGGGGCGGATCAGCCTCCAGCTGTGGACCGTGCGCGAGGGCCTGGGTGAGCCGTGGGGGCCCGGCGACTACGACGCGACGCTCACCGCCGTCGCGCAGACGGGCTACCCGCGGATCGAGCAGGCGCTGGGCTACTTCGGCAGGACGGCCAGGGAGCTGCGGGCCTTCTACCGCGAGATCGGTGTGCGAGCGACGTCGTCGCACGACGGCATCTCGGACTCCCGGGCGGCCCTGCACGAGAAGCTCCAGAACGCCGTCACGCTCGGCCAGCGCTACATCGTGGTGCCGTACCTCGCCTCGGACTCCCTGTCGGACTGGACCACCTGGGCCGAGCAGATGAACACCGAGGCCCGGACCGCGCGGAAGTACGGTCTCTCGTACGGCTACCACAACCACGCGCACGAGTTCACCACCGACCTCGGCGGCGGCATCACGCCCTGGGACGTCCTGACCTCGCGCCTCGACCGCCGGTACGTGCACCTCGAGATCGACATCTACTGGGTCGTGACCGCCGGCGTGAACCTCGGGCTCTCCAACGACGACGCCCAGCGGTTCGCCCTCCGCACGATCCGCAGGTCGCCGCTCGACGTGCGTCAGTACCACGTCAAGGACCGGCACACGACGGGCCCCGAGGAGACGAGCCACGCCGACCTCGGCACCGGCTTCATCGACTTCGAGCGGTTCTTCCGCGCGCACCAGGTGGAGGAGTACATCGTCGAGAACGACACCCCGGACGTGACGTACCTCCAGACGGCGGACGTCGGCTACGACTACCTCCGCAGGATCCGCTTCTGA
- a CDS encoding group I intron-associated PD-(D/E)XK endonuclease yields MTRQRSYVDEDLRRAVAESRSWRGVLGSLGLAGTSSGAIRSVRARADHLGLDYGHFVGQRRWTEEQLRAAVANATTWTQAADGIGLIGRVGVATAKGHATRLGLSTSHLDVGAPTESSQEWGPQITNLDRAGPLLAAAWFTLCGHDVSWPLEPSRYDLIVHRADGLHRVQVKTTTVRQGASWKVYLSTTSGERRPYDPDEIDEFFVIDGDLDYYLIPVSAVGGLHAIHLNAYQGFLLELQMATRSAMSGRRPSPDSAHPEA; encoded by the coding sequence GTGACCCGACAACGTTCTTACGTCGACGAAGATCTCCGTCGAGCGGTCGCGGAGTCGCGATCCTGGCGAGGAGTCCTGGGTTCGCTCGGCCTGGCCGGTACGTCGTCCGGCGCCATTCGATCGGTCCGGGCAAGGGCAGACCACCTCGGGCTCGATTACGGACACTTCGTCGGACAGCGGCGCTGGACGGAGGAGCAGCTCCGAGCCGCCGTGGCCAACGCGACCACGTGGACTCAGGCCGCAGACGGCATCGGGCTCATAGGCCGCGTCGGTGTCGCTACGGCAAAGGGCCACGCCACCAGACTCGGCCTCTCGACCTCGCACCTCGATGTCGGCGCGCCGACTGAGAGCTCGCAGGAGTGGGGGCCCCAGATCACCAATCTCGACCGTGCCGGTCCGCTCCTGGCTGCCGCATGGTTCACGCTGTGTGGCCATGACGTCTCTTGGCCGCTGGAGCCGAGCAGGTACGACCTGATCGTCCACAGGGCCGATGGCCTCCATCGCGTCCAGGTGAAGACGACTACCGTGCGCCAGGGTGCGTCATGGAAGGTCTATCTCTCGACGACGAGTGGAGAAAGGCGCCCGTACGACCCGGACGAGATCGACGAGTTCTTCGTGATCGACGGGGACCTCGACTACTACCTCATTCCTGTCTCGGCCGTCGGAGGGCTCCACGCCATTCACCTCAATGCCTACCAGGGCTTCCTGCTCGAACTGCAGATGGCTACCCGAAGTGCGATGAGTGGACGAAGACCGTCGCCGGACTCGGCGCACCCAGAGGCGTAG
- a CDS encoding integrase core domain-containing protein, translated as MPERSWRCWQARARAGTPVKGPWPRPVREGAREAARRHALAHPAWGHRKVWAMVRHDGHRVSQATVLRLLRDEGLILPAAYQRERRQLAQRRKAAFATEPTGPNQVWQLDFSEFETTTGGTWRIAGCRDYWSKYEHPWHVSPTANQHDAIAAIEAALADYETMFGGPLIDTCSRDADGSVIPAVTIVTDNGGPFRSFRFEAFIIAHPELRHVRTRVKTPGQNGSRERGLQSLKYERLYLEEVDDVLALVAHADDYRTEYNTVRPHEAIAWNRPVEVHLGYADPLIPNFPETQNLPAA; from the coding sequence GTGCCCGAGCGGTCGTGGCGATGCTGGCAGGCTCGCGCCCGGGCCGGCACGCCGGTCAAGGGCCCGTGGCCGCGCCCCGTGCGGGAAGGCGCGCGGGAAGCGGCTCGCCGGCACGCTCTCGCCCATCCGGCGTGGGGGCATCGCAAGGTCTGGGCGATGGTGCGTCACGACGGGCACCGGGTCTCCCAGGCCACGGTGCTGCGGTTGCTGCGCGACGAAGGGTTGATCCTGCCCGCGGCCTACCAGCGTGAACGTCGTCAGCTCGCCCAGCGACGCAAGGCCGCGTTCGCGACCGAGCCGACCGGCCCGAACCAGGTGTGGCAGCTGGACTTCTCCGAGTTCGAGACCACGACCGGCGGGACGTGGCGGATCGCGGGCTGCCGGGACTACTGGTCCAAGTACGAGCATCCGTGGCACGTGTCCCCGACCGCGAACCAGCACGACGCGATCGCGGCGATCGAGGCCGCGCTGGCGGACTACGAGACGATGTTCGGCGGCCCGCTGATCGACACTTGCTCACGTGACGCCGACGGGAGCGTGATCCCTGCGGTGACGATCGTGACGGACAACGGCGGCCCGTTCCGCTCGTTCCGGTTCGAAGCGTTCATCATCGCCCACCCCGAGCTGCGGCACGTTCGCACGAGGGTCAAGACCCCCGGACAGAACGGCTCACGCGAACGCGGCCTCCAGTCGTTGAAGTACGAGCGCCTCTACCTCGAGGAGGTCGACGACGTCCTGGCCCTGGTCGCCCACGCCGACGACTACCGAACCGAGTACAACACCGTGCGCCCCCACGAAGCCATCGCCTGGAACCGTCCCGTGGAGGTCCACCTCGGCTACGCCGACCCCCTCATCCCCAACTTTCCCGAGACCCAGAATCTGCCAGCAGCTTGA
- a CDS encoding helix-turn-helix domain-containing protein, with protein MLSVLAGEVTVAEAARRAKVSEQSVGNWKRQFLEAGKTGLAAGRSGPSTREQQLEAEIAELTQALGEAHLEARVWKKSAEGRPGPSRTSR; from the coding sequence GTGTTGTCGGTCCTGGCCGGCGAGGTCACCGTCGCCGAGGCCGCCCGGCGGGCGAAGGTGTCCGAGCAGTCGGTGGGGAACTGGAAGCGTCAGTTCCTCGAGGCCGGCAAGACGGGTCTGGCTGCCGGGAGGTCCGGTCCCTCGACCCGCGAGCAGCAACTCGAGGCCGAGATCGCCGAGCTGACCCAGGCGCTCGGCGAGGCGCATCTGGAGGCCCGGGTGTGGAAGAAGTCCGCGGAGGGCAGGCCGGGCCCTTCGAGGACCTCGAGGTGA
- the ribH gene encoding 6,7-dimethyl-8-ribityllumazine synthase, giving the protein MSGHGAPATRAVDSSGLRVAVVAASWHETVMDGLLDGAARACADHGVTPDVLRVPGSFELPVAAQACAQAGYDAIVALGVVIRGGTPHFDYVCSAATDGLNRVALDHTVPVGFGLLTCDDDAQALDRAGLEGSHEDKGYEAAAAALATAHVVRAVRAGAPAPVG; this is encoded by the coding sequence ATGAGCGGCCACGGGGCGCCCGCCACGCGCGCCGTCGACTCCTCCGGTCTACGCGTCGCCGTCGTCGCCGCCTCCTGGCACGAGACCGTCATGGACGGCCTCCTCGACGGGGCCGCGCGTGCCTGCGCCGACCACGGCGTCACCCCCGACGTGCTGCGCGTGCCCGGCTCGTTCGAGCTGCCCGTCGCCGCCCAGGCCTGCGCCCAGGCCGGCTACGACGCGATCGTCGCGCTCGGCGTCGTCATCCGTGGCGGCACCCCCCACTTCGACTACGTGTGCTCCGCCGCCACGGACGGCCTGAACCGGGTCGCGCTCGACCACACCGTCCCCGTCGGGTTCGGCCTGCTCACCTGCGACGACGACGCCCAGGCCCTCGACCGCGCCGGCCTGGAGGGCTCGCACGAGGACAAGGGGTACGAGGCCGCCGCCGCCGCGCTCGCCACCGCGCACGTCGTCCGGGCCGTCCGGGCCGGGGCGCCGGCGCCCGTCGGGTGA
- a CDS encoding bifunctional 3,4-dihydroxy-2-butanone-4-phosphate synthase/GTP cyclohydrolase II, translating to MSTQPDQLARVERAIAAVAAGHAVVVMDDTDRENEGDLVLAAEAATPALMGFVVRHTSGLVCVAADGPTLDRLALPLMVTENRDAYRTAYTVTVDAAHGVTTGISAADRALTARTLADPAAGPADLTRPGHVLPLRAHDGGVLARRGHTESAVDLARLAGRGSVGVLAELVHDDGTMMRRPALVDFAAEHGLEIISVADLVAYRQATETLVRREAVTRLPTRHGDLTAVGYRDALTGVEHVALVAGDLAALADGEPVLARVHSECLTGDAFGSLRCDCGPQLDASLRAVVEEGRGVVVYLRGHEGRGIGLAAKLTAYALQDAGRDTVDANLDQGLPVDAREYTAAAHVLRDLGVGAVRLLTNNPDKVDGLRAGGADVVARVPLAIHPAPDNVDYLRTKRDRMGHDLPHLEPEGDTMTTGLTEVTR from the coding sequence ATGAGCACCCAGCCCGACCAGCTCGCCCGCGTCGAGCGCGCGATCGCCGCCGTCGCCGCCGGCCACGCCGTCGTCGTCATGGACGACACCGACCGCGAGAACGAGGGCGACCTCGTCCTCGCCGCCGAGGCCGCCACCCCCGCCCTCATGGGGTTCGTCGTCCGCCACACCAGCGGCCTCGTCTGCGTCGCCGCCGACGGCCCCACCCTCGACCGGCTCGCCCTGCCCCTCATGGTCACCGAGAACCGCGACGCCTACCGCACCGCGTACACCGTCACCGTGGACGCCGCCCACGGCGTCACCACCGGCATCTCCGCCGCCGACCGCGCCCTGACCGCCCGCACACTCGCCGACCCCGCCGCGGGCCCCGCCGACCTCACCCGGCCCGGGCACGTGCTCCCGCTGCGCGCCCACGACGGCGGCGTCCTGGCCCGCCGCGGCCACACCGAGTCCGCGGTCGACCTCGCCCGCCTCGCTGGCCGCGGCAGCGTCGGCGTGCTCGCCGAGCTCGTCCACGACGACGGCACCATGATGCGCCGCCCCGCCCTCGTCGACTTCGCCGCCGAGCACGGGCTCGAGATCATCTCGGTCGCCGACCTCGTCGCCTACCGGCAGGCCACCGAGACCCTCGTGCGGCGCGAGGCCGTCACCCGCCTGCCCACCCGGCACGGCGACCTCACCGCCGTCGGCTACCGCGACGCCCTCACCGGCGTCGAGCACGTCGCCCTCGTCGCCGGAGACCTCGCGGCGCTCGCGGACGGTGAGCCCGTGCTGGCCCGTGTGCACTCCGAGTGCCTCACCGGCGACGCTTTCGGGTCGCTGCGCTGCGACTGCGGGCCCCAGCTCGACGCGTCCCTGCGCGCGGTCGTGGAGGAGGGGCGGGGCGTCGTCGTCTACCTGCGCGGGCACGAGGGGCGTGGCATCGGGCTGGCCGCCAAGCTCACCGCGTACGCCCTGCAGGACGCCGGCCGCGACACCGTCGACGCCAACCTCGACCAGGGGCTGCCCGTCGACGCCCGGGAGTACACCGCCGCCGCGCACGTGCTGCGCGACCTCGGCGTCGGGGCGGTGCGGCTGCTCACCAACAACCCCGACAAGGTGGACGGCCTGCGCGCCGGGGGAGCGGACGTCGTCGCACGCGTCCCTCTCGCCATCCACCCCGCCCCCGACAATGTCGACTACCTGCGCACCAAGCGCGACCGCATGGGCCACGACCTGCCCCACCTCGAACCCGAAGGAGACACCATGACCACCGGACTCACCGAGGTCACCCGATGA